A stretch of DNA from Sulfolobales archaeon:
AACTGGTATATCTGATAGGGATAGAGCTCTTACAATACGAGAGCTTGATAAAATAGTAGATCTTATCGAAAACGGAAGAAGCGATCTAGCTAGGGAGATCTTCTACAGAGATTTCGTATCTCCAGGACATGTGCCTATACTAATAGGTAGAAGTGCTAGTATTAGAAGAGGTCATACAGAACTGAGTCTCATTGTAGCTAGGAGAGCAGGGCTTAGACCTAGCATGGTTATTGCCGAGATGCTTGATGAAGGTGATTCTATGAGTAAGGATAATGCGATCAAGTATGCTTCTTCGAGAGGTATCATATTTCTTGAAGGAAGAGATCTTCTAAGAGAAGAGGGTGTTTTATGATAAAGATAGGAGTTGTAGACACAACATTTGCTAGAGTTAATATGGCTGAGATTGCTATCAAAACTATTAAGGATCATATTCCTAATGCTAGAATTATAAGATACACAGTGCCAGGTATAAAAGATATACCAATCGCAGCGAAGAAACTCATCGAAGAAGAAGGGTGTGAAGGCGTTATAACATTAGGTTGGGTTGGTAAGAGTGAGACTGATAAACTTAGCTATCTGGCTTCCAGTATCGGTATTATAATGGCACAGCTTATGACTAATAAGCATATCATCGATGTCACAGTACATGAAGATGAAGCTGATGATGAGAAGAAGCTATATGAAATAGCTCTAGATAGAGCTAGAAAACATGCGGAAAATCTTGTCATGCTGTTAATGAGAGGGGGAGAAGCTCTAAGAGGAAGAGCTGGAATGGGTGTGAGACAGGGAGCTCCAGATGCTGGTCCTATAAAGATCTAGGGGTGGTAGAGATCTTATATGATGCTCATTGTCATCTTCATGAGTATTCTGATAGAGAGATAGAGGATCTTCTTAGAGAGAATGATATTATTATAACAGCTGTATCAGATGATCTGGAGAGTTCTATAAGAACGCTGAAGATCTGGGAGAAATTTAGCGATAGAATCACGCCTTGCATAGGTATACATCCGTGGAATTCTGAGAGATATGAAGAGAGAGATCTTGAGAGAATTCTAGAAGTTATGAGAAGACTTAAGATAAAATGTATCGGAGAGGTAGGGCTTGACCTAGTTTTCACTCCTCATTCTTTCAACAAACAGCTTCAGCTATTCACACAGATCTTAGAGAGTATTAGAGGAAGTGATGTTACTCTTAATATACACTCACCAGGTGCTTGGGGCAGGGTTCTCAATCTACTCCAGAGATATGATGTGAAGAAAGCATTATTTCACTGGTATACAGGACCTCTAGATCTTCTCAAAGAAATCAGATCTAGCGGATATATGATCTCTATAAATCCAGCATTAAGAATTCAGGGAAAACACATGGAAGTAGCTAAGAGAGTAGATCTAGAAGGTTTTCTAGTTGAAAGTGACGGCCCCTACAACTATAAGGGTATGCAACTCTCTCCTAGAATGATCTTAAGCACGGTAAAGTTGCTAGCTGAGATCCGAGGATTAAATTATGAGGATATCACTAGGATTCTTGAGACTAACTACCGCAGGTTATTCTCCTGATCTTCTTATGGAAATAGATATATTCCACATAGCCAGGATTTAGTCACGGACCCCGCCTCCTCACACCTGTGGAGATATCATTTTGATAGATGAAGATGAAGCAGGTCGGTCGGGCGGGGTACAATACTGATGAGGAGTATCCGGTCTGAGTATATGATGAACCTAGACCAGTCTGACTATTCTTAGAGTTAGCATCTTGGAGATAAGTAAATAAAAATACTTTATTAAGGGTTATATATAGAATGGAGGTTAAGATGCCAGAAGATAAGGATAGAAGTAGGAAGATTAAAAGTATAGAAGATCTAGATCTCTCGCCATCAGTTATTCAAAAACTTAAAGAATCAGGCTTCACAACCATAGAATCCCTGGTAGTGTTAAGTGCTCAGGATCTCAGCACTATTATAGGGGTTCCGCTTCCAACAGCCCAGAAAATCATAGCCACAGCTAGAGAAGCTCTAGATATAAGATTTAAAACAGCGAAGGAGGTTAAGATGGAGAGACTTAGTATTGGAAGGATAACCACTGGTAGCAAGTCTCTAGACCAGCTTCTGGGGGGTGGCGTGGAGACTAAGACGATCACAGAATTCTACGGAGAGTATGGTACTGGAAAGTGTGTTTCAAGAGATACTCCCGTTCTATTTCTGAATCCTGACACACCTCATCTGATGCCTATCGAGAGGATCTATGAGAAGTATAAGAGCATCTATGGAGAGGAGAAACACGATGAAGGAACTGCAGTAAGAACTTCCGGTCTTAAGACTGTATCATTTGATGGAAAGGATCTTAGAATAGCAGAGGTTTCTTACATATATAGAGAGAGAGTTAGAAAGATCATAGAAATAGAACTTGAGAGTGGCGTGATCAGGGTGACGAAGAAACATAAACTTCTCACACTTTCTGAAAGAGGAGTAGAATGGATTCCTGCTGGAGAGATCTCTAGAGGATGGTATATAGCTGCCCCGAAGAAGATCTCGATGGATCTAACTCCTCGAGATTTCGGTATATCTAAGGAGGATCTATACTTTCTAGGAGTGGTTCTGGCGGCAGGATCTAAGGATCTTTCATATGTGAGGATTCAGAGGAAAGAGATTGCAGAATGGATCATAAGATATATTACTAGGAAGACCGGTGAGAAGCCTATCACCACAGAAGATATCGAGAGTAACTATACAACAATACTCCTAGGAAGTGTGAGAAGCTTTCTATCAGAGTTCATAGATCTAGATGCTAGAGCTCCTCGATTTGAGAAATTCTATCTAATGCCTGAAGAGATGCTATATATACTGATCTTAGGGCTTGTAGAAGGTGGTGAGACTGTTACAACTCCTAAATCATACAGACTTGTTATTAGAGGTGAGGAGCTTGCGGAATTCATATCTTATATCCTAACAAGACTGGGGATCACATTTAAGATAAAGCCTGCAATAGGTTTAGGAGAGGATGCGTACAATCTCAGGATCAGAAGATCTGATGTGAACGCTGAAACTCTTAGCAGTATAGGAAGAACTTCAGAGAGAAGTGTTTGGTCTAGAATTAAAGATAATAAGTTTGAGAGAATCCCGGCTAAACTGCTTCTATATG
This window harbors:
- a CDS encoding 3,4-dihydroxy-2-butanone-4-phosphate synthase, which gives rise to MDWKKVREDLIRGRPVLIYDLEGREEETDMVFFAGSIDHRSIYELRREAGGLICYVTSDHVARELGLEFLSDILMKHPLYRELANKRLRYGDMPPYTLYVNHVKVRTGISDRDRALTIRELDKIVDLIENGRSDLAREIFYRDFVSPGHVPILIGRSASIRRGHTELSLIVARRAGLRPSMVIAEMLDEGDSMSKDNAIKYASSRGIIFLEGRDLLREEGVL
- the ribC gene encoding riboflavin synthase — encoded protein: MIKIGVVDTTFARVNMAEIAIKTIKDHIPNARIIRYTVPGIKDIPIAAKKLIEEEGCEGVITLGWVGKSETDKLSYLASSIGIIMAQLMTNKHIIDVTVHEDEADDEKKLYEIALDRARKHAENLVMLLMRGGEALRGRAGMGVRQGAPDAGPIKI
- a CDS encoding TatD family hydrolase, whose product is MVEILYDAHCHLHEYSDREIEDLLRENDIIITAVSDDLESSIRTLKIWEKFSDRITPCIGIHPWNSERYEERDLERILEVMRRLKIKCIGEVGLDLVFTPHSFNKQLQLFTQILESIRGSDVTLNIHSPGAWGRVLNLLQRYDVKKALFHWYTGPLDLLKEIRSSGYMISINPALRIQGKHMEVAKRVDLEGFLVESDGPYNYKGMQLSPRMILSTVKLLAEIRGLNYEDITRILETNYRRLFS